Proteins from one Roseimicrobium gellanilyticum genomic window:
- a CDS encoding ArsR/SmtB family transcription factor, which yields MNLRRDVFQAIADPTRRAILLLVATQSMTAGAIAANFDTARPTVSKHLQILTECELLKQEQSGREIHYHLNPAKMREIADFIEPFRKLWDDRFNKLEAVMKKYKTPK from the coding sequence ATGAATCTACGACGAGACGTTTTCCAGGCGATCGCGGACCCTACCAGGAGGGCCATCCTTCTTCTGGTAGCCACGCAGTCCATGACGGCAGGCGCCATCGCTGCCAACTTCGATACCGCGAGGCCGACTGTTTCCAAGCATCTGCAAATCCTCACCGAATGCGAGCTGCTCAAGCAGGAGCAGAGCGGCAGGGAGATTCACTACCATCTCAATCCCGCAAAGATGAGAGAGATCGCGGATTTCATCGAGCCCTTCCGCAAGCTGTGGGATGACCGGTTCAACAAACTGGAAGCGGTGATGAAGAAATACAAAACCCCAAAATAG
- a CDS encoding SRPBCC domain-containing protein — translation MERKTKVHAEDGKQELLITREFDLPLDLLFRAHVDPEIVEQWMGTRVLKLEGRKHGAWHFETTDPKGNKHVFSGTIHDFIPNEKITRTFEMENTPFGAQLEFLEFEKLTEDASKLNMHIIYRSVALRDQMVEMGMTWGINMAHNSLQKVAEKLKAK, via the coding sequence ATGGAACGCAAAACGAAAGTCCATGCCGAGGACGGAAAACAGGAACTGCTGATCACCCGCGAGTTTGATCTGCCGCTGGATCTGCTCTTCCGCGCGCACGTCGACCCTGAGATTGTGGAGCAGTGGATGGGCACCAGGGTGCTGAAGCTGGAAGGAAGAAAGCACGGTGCCTGGCACTTCGAAACGACCGACCCGAAGGGGAATAAGCATGTCTTCAGCGGGACCATTCATGACTTCATCCCAAATGAGAAGATCACGCGGACCTTCGAGATGGAGAACACACCCTTCGGAGCGCAGCTTGAGTTCCTGGAGTTTGAGAAGCTCACGGAAGACGCGAGCAAGCTGAATATGCACATCATCTACCGCTCCGTCGCACTCCGCGATCAGATGGTGGAGATGGGCATGACGTGGGGCATCAACATGGCGCACAACAGCCTGCAGAAAGTCGCTGAGAAACTGAAGGCGAAA